The proteins below are encoded in one region of Salmo salar chromosome ssa02, Ssal_v3.1, whole genome shotgun sequence:
- the LOC123733185 gene encoding E3 ubiquitin-protein ligase RNF170: protein MSLSGEHETKAKSGWSTMLEDQSRCAVCQQVLRDPVSTTCGHRFCRQCITRYWEKPAPSGDYDCPQCRKRSRTLPVLQHLREPNDARGFEKMDDSLQKAIVNHKDSLIRRYECVIEGIETAGNQTPPQQDLHRALHHRRRE from the exons atgagtctctctggggaacatgagaccaaagctaagag tggatggtctactatGTTAGAGGATCAGTCCAGGTGTGCAGTGTGTCAGCAGGTTCTGAGGGATCCAGTCTctaccacctgtggacacaggTTCTGCAGACAGTGCATCACCAGATACTGGGAGAAACCTGCTCCTTCAGGAGACTATGACTGTCCTCAGTGTAGAAAGAGATCCAGAACACTTCCTGTACTACAGCACCTGAGGGAACCCAATGATGCAAGAGGCTTTGAAAAAA TGGATGACAGCCTGCAGAAAGCTATAGTAAATCATAAAGACAGTCTGATAAGGAGGTATGAATGTGTAATAGAAGGCATCGAAACAGCAGGGAACCAAACTCCCCCTCAACAGGatttacacagagctctacatcacagaaggCGAGAGTGA